The segment ACGTTCGTTTCGACCTCGCGAACCCCGCGGAGCACTTCTACCGGAACGCGATCCGATTCGACGCGATGTTCCGTGATCTCGTCCTTCCCCTGCGCGACCGGCGCTCCCTGCGCGTCGAGGCCGACTTCGCCGAGGAGACCGCGACGGAGTTCCGGAAACACCTCCACGCCTTCGACAACGTCGACGTGGTCCTCCTCGAGGGGATCTTCCTCCTGAAGCGCGAGCTGCGCCGGCACTACGACCTTTCCGTCTGGATCGACTGCACCTTCGAGACCGCGCTCGAGCGCGCGGTGGCGCGGAGGCAGGAGAGGTTGCCGCCGGAAGCGACGGTCGAGGCCTATCGAACGATCTACTTCCCTGCGCAGCAATGCCACCTTCTCAACGACGCGCCCGTGGCCGCGGCGACGTGCATCCTCGAAAACGACGCGCGTCTGGCCTTCATTCGGGGGTAAGCTCCCCGCGTGACCGCCGAGTCCAGGCCCCGTTCGGCGTCCGAGCGCAGGATCTATCTCGTCGCCGCGATCGCGACGGTGACGCTGATCCTGATCGGATTCGCCCGCACCTACTACCTCAAGGGTCTGTACGACGCCCCCTCGCTCACGCCCCTCGTTCACCTGCACGGCTTCGTGATGAGCGTCTGGTTCGGGCTGTTCCTCGTGCAGGTCTTCCTCGTCTCGAAGCGGCGCGTGGATCTCCACCGCAGGCTCGGGATGTTCGGCGCGGTCTGGGCCCCGGTCGTCTTCGTCGTGGCCGTGGCGACGGCGATCACCGCCGCGAGGCTCGGTCACGCGCCCCCCGGCCCGCCGCCGCTGGTCTTCCTGGCGATTCCCCTCGGCGATATGGTGTATTTCGCCGGGATCGTCCCCCTCGCGTTTCACTACCGGAAGCAGCCTGCGATCCACAAGCGGCTGATGCTGCTGGCCTTCGTCGGGCAGCTCCCTGCGGCGATCGCGCGCATCCCGCTCGACGCGATCGCGAACGCGGGGCCCCTGGCCTACTTCGGAATCACGGCCCTGCTCGCCTGCGGGTTCGTCGTGGCGGACACGATCCGTCACCGGCGCCTGCACCCGGCGTTCGGCTGGGGCCTCCTGTTCCTCGTGACGACGCAGGTCGGACGCCTCGCCGTCTCCGGGACCGACGCCTGGATGCGCTTCGCGACGTGGGTGACGCAGTAGGATTCGCCGCGGAGGACCGCCGTGAACCACGCCCTCACCACCGTCATCATCCGCTACCGCACGCTCCCCGACCGTCACGAGGAGGCGATCCGCGAGCTGAGTGCGCTCGTCGCCACGGTCGTCGCGAAGGAGTCCGACTGCAAGGGGATCCGGATCCTGCAGGACGCCTCCGACCCGACGATGCTCCTGCTCGACGAGTTGTGGACGAGCCGGGAGGCCTACCTCGGCCCGCACCTGCAGACGCCGCACCTGCTCGCGTTCAAGGCGAAGGCGGCGCAGTGGTTCGCCGGCCCCCCCGAAATCTCCTTCTGGACCCTGCGCGCGGAACCGGCCTAGGATCCGCCGGGAGGAGGCGTCCATGAAAGCGTACGGCGCGGAGTTCTTCGGAACGTTCTGGCTGGTTCTCGGCGGATGCGGCAGCGCGGTGATCGCGGGGGCGTTCCCCGACGTGGGAATCGGACTGCTGGGAGTCTCCTTCGCCTTCGGGCTGACCGTCCTGACGATGGCCTACGCGATCGGGCACGTCTCGGGGTGCCACCTCAACCCCGCGGTCTCGATCGGCCTCGCCGCCGCGGGACGATTCCCCACCGCGAAACTGGTCCCGTACATCCTCGCGCAGGTCGCCGGGGCGATCGTCGCGGGAGGCGTGCTCTACCTCATCGCCTCGGGGCAAGCCGGCTTCGACGTCGCCAACGGCTTCGCCGCGAACGGGTACGCCGAGCACTCGATCGGCAAGTATTCGCTCGTCGCGGGCCTCGTCTGCGAAATCGTCATGACGATGATGTTCCTGCTGATCATCCTCGGCGCGACCGACAAGCGCGCGCCTCAGGGGTTCGCCCCGATCGCGATCGGCCTCGGCCTGACCCTCATCCACCTCATCAGCATCCCGGTCACGCAGACCTCCGTGAACCCCGCCCGCAGCACCGGCGTGGCGCTGTTCGTCGGCGGGTGGGCGATCCAGCAGCTCTGGCTGTTCTGGGTGGCGCCGATCGCGGGGGCGATCCTCGGCGCGACCGTCTACAAGTCCATCGGCTCGGAGAAGTAGCCTCGCGCATCGTCCCGATCGCACCGGAGCACATCGACGGCTTTCGGGCCGCCGTGGACGCGGTTGCGCGCGAGCGGAAGTTCCTCGCGCTCCTCGAGGCGGCGCCGCCGGAGGTGACGCGGGAGTTCGTCCTCCAGAACATCCGGCTCGGCAACCCGCAGTTCGTCGCGGTGATCGACGACGAAGTCGTCGGCTGGTGCGACGTCCGGATCGGCGCCTGGGAGGTCTTCCGGCACAGCGGCACGCTCGGGATGGGGGTCGTCGCCGGGCACCGCGGGCGGGGCATCGGAGCGGCGCTCCTGCACGCGACCCTCGAAGCCGCGAGGTCGCGTGGTCTCACGCGAATCGAGCTGACGGTGCGGACTGACAACCTCCCCGCGATCCGGCTGTACGAGAACTTCGGGTTCGTCCACGAGGGGACGTTTCGCCGGCACATGGTCGTGGACGGTGAGCCCGTGGACAGCCACGCGATGGCGTTGCTGCTGTAGCGGGCGGAGTCCGCGTGCACGCCCTCGACAGCGAGGGAGAACGAGCCTAGAGTTCGCAGCAGTTGGGGGCAAAGATGAACGTTCCCCCCGCCGGCTCGGCGTCCGCCACGCTGCTCTCCCGCCTGCTCGAGCGGCTCGAGCGAGCCGAAGCCTACGCCCAGATGGGAAGCTGGTCCTACGACGTCACCACCGGCCAGGGGTGGTGGTCCTCCCAGATGTTCCGGTTCTTCGGGCTCCCCCCCGACCCGCGCGCCCCGCAATTCGAGGTTTACCTCGACCGGATCCACCCCGACGACCGCGCCCACGTGCGCGACGCCTTGTTCGCGATGGCGGCGGGGAAGGAACCGGAGGTCCACACCTACCGGACGGACCCCCGTTACGGCCCGGTCCGCTACCTCCAGCCCACCTACCGGGTCCTCCACGAAGCGGACGGCAGGATGCGCGCGTTCGAGGGGACGCTGCTCGACGTCACCGAACGCGCGCGCCTCGAGACGTTGTCCGAAGGGGAGCACCATGCGCTCGAGCTCGTCGCCCGGCAGGCGCCGCTCGGCGAGGTGCTCGCGACGATCTGCCGCCTGATCGAACAGCAGCTCGAGGGAGGCTTGTGCTCCGTCCTGCTTCTCGACCGCGACGGGATCCACATCCGGCACGGCGCGGCGCCTTCGCTTCCTGCGGCCTACAACGAGTCGATCCACGGCCTGGAGATCGGGCCTCAGGCGGGATCCTGCGGCACCGCGATGTACCACAAGCAGCTCGTCGAGGTGCGCGACATCGCCACCGACCCGCGGTGGTCGGCCTACAAGGACATCGCGCTCTCGCACGACCTCCGGGCGTGTTGGTCGAACCCGATCCTCGCGAAGGACGGCGCGGTCCTCGGGAGCTTCGCCGTCTACTACCACGCGCCCAGGCCCGCGACCGCGGCGGAGCTGCGGGTCATCGAGCGGGCCACGCACGTCGCCTCGATCGCCATCGAGCGGGCGCGGGCGGCCGACGAGCACGCGGCGATGCAGCAGCGGCTGCTCCAGGCGCAGAAACTCGAGGCGGTCGGCCGGCTCGCCGGAGGGGTCGCCCACGACTTCAACAACATCCTCGGCGTGATCCTCGGCTACGCGGAGGTGGAGCTGCGCGGGAAGGCCCCATCCGATCCCGGATACGCCTCCCTCCACGAGATCCGCAACGCGGCGCTGCGCGCGGCCGATCTGACCCTGCAGCTGCTGGCGTTCTCGCGCCGCCAGACGGTGAACCCGAGGATCGTCGACGTGAACGCCGCGATCGGCCGGTGCCGCAACCTGTTGCAGCGCCTGGTCGGCGAGGAGGTCGAGATCCGCTTCGTCGCGGGCGAGGAGGTCGGAGCGGTCCGCATCGACCCGATCCAGCTCGACCAGATCCTGACGAACCTCGCGGTGAACGCCCGGGACGCCATCGCGGGGACGGGGACGATCACCTTCCGGTCCGCGCGGGTCGATGCGGGCGGGGACGGCTGGGTCCGGATCACGTGTACGGACACCGGGAAGGGGATCGCACCGGAGCAGCTCGAACACGTGTTCGAGCCGTTCTTCACGACGAAGGAGGTCGGCAAGG is part of the Candidatus Polarisedimenticolaceae bacterium genome and harbors:
- a CDS encoding ATP-binding protein translates to MNVPPAGSASATLLSRLLERLERAEAYAQMGSWSYDVTTGQGWWSSQMFRFFGLPPDPRAPQFEVYLDRIHPDDRAHVRDALFAMAAGKEPEVHTYRTDPRYGPVRYLQPTYRVLHEADGRMRAFEGTLLDVTERARLETLSEGEHHALELVARQAPLGEVLATICRLIEQQLEGGLCSVLLLDRDGIHIRHGAAPSLPAAYNESIHGLEIGPQAGSCGTAMYHKQLVEVRDIATDPRWSAYKDIALSHDLRACWSNPILAKDGAVLGSFAVYYHAPRPATAAELRVIERATHVASIAIERARAADEHAAMQQRLLQAQKLEAVGRLAGGVAHDFNNILGVILGYAEVELRGKAPSDPGYASLHEIRNAALRAADLTLQLLAFSRRQTVNPRIVDVNAAIGRCRNLLQRLVGEEVEIRFVAGEEVGAVRIDPIQLDQILTNLAVNARDAIAGTGTITFRSARVDAGGDGWVRITCTDTGKGIAPEQLEHVFEPFFTTKEVGKGTGLGLATVYGIVEQNGGTVRVESTPAEGTTFTIHLPRVAAAPAELAASPVAVPGGSETILVAEDDPAILELCREMLQAEGYRVLPASSPTLALEIARTHPDPIDLLLTDVVMPTLNGRDLQERVAELRPGIATLFMSGYSADVLTARGVLAAGVKLLPKPFSLGELLRQVRRALDGGRDDGAPVR
- a CDS encoding antibiotic biosynthesis monooxygenase, producing the protein MNHALTTVIIRYRTLPDRHEEAIRELSALVATVVAKESDCKGIRILQDASDPTMLLLDELWTSREAYLGPHLQTPHLLAFKAKAAQWFAGPPEISFWTLRAEPA
- a CDS encoding GNAT family N-acetyltransferase, translating into MGDPAALAVLGGADRGGDPRRDRLQVHRLGEVASRIVPIAPEHIDGFRAAVDAVARERKFLALLEAAPPEVTREFVLQNIRLGNPQFVAVIDDEVVGWCDVRIGAWEVFRHSGTLGMGVVAGHRGRGIGAALLHATLEAARSRGLTRIELTVRTDNLPAIRLYENFGFVHEGTFRRHMVVDGEPVDSHAMALLL
- the aqpZ gene encoding aquaporin Z, whose translation is MKAYGAEFFGTFWLVLGGCGSAVIAGAFPDVGIGLLGVSFAFGLTVLTMAYAIGHVSGCHLNPAVSIGLAAAGRFPTAKLVPYILAQVAGAIVAGGVLYLIASGQAGFDVANGFAANGYAEHSIGKYSLVAGLVCEIVMTMMFLLIILGATDKRAPQGFAPIAIGLGLTLIHLISIPVTQTSVNPARSTGVALFVGGWAIQQLWLFWVAPIAGAILGATVYKSIGSEK